One window of the Plasmodium vivax chromosome 2, whole genome shotgun sequence genome contains the following:
- a CDS encoding hypothetical protein (encoded by transcript PVX_081355A), producing MAKRKYMSKVDGKINVGEKHQAKIPDLVVTDENGNDVVNAEVEEQVGGDIVSDVRTNKRARVEDEVGSNAGEGEANAGEQLEPEIADALVGSSPNGDSNNNNAAASNEGAAADTAADANEANEANDATQDTNAEDTTANDVADNANTLNEDNQDDAGASNVAEASAGGNSNGDDVATPDDNADSAITEEPNNETNGSANEGASENVNEEAAPAEHTE from the coding sequence ATGGCCAAGCGAAAGTACATGTCCAAAGTTGACGGCAAGATAAACGTCGGAGAGAAGCACCAGGCGAAAATCCCAGACCTCGTGGTGACGGACGAAAATGGGAACGACGTGGTGAACGCAGAGGTGGAGGAGCAAGTGGGGGGAGACATCGTGAGTGACGTCCGAACGAATAAGAGGGCCCGCGTGGAAGACGAGGTGGGTTCTAACGccggagaaggggaagctaACGCCGGTGAGCAGTTAGAACCCGAAATTGCAGATGCACTAGTTGGGTCCAGTCCAAACGGGGATAGCAACAATAACAATGCGGCTGCCTCGAATGAAGGAGCCGCCGCTGACACTGCCGCTGACGCGAACGAGGCGAACGAGGCGAATGACGCGACGCAAGACACAAATGCAGAGGACACTACGGCGAATGACGTGGCCGATAATGCTAACACGTTAAATGAGGACAACCAGGACGACGCTGGAGCCAGTAACGTGGCGGAGGCCTCTGCTGGAGGGAACTCCAATGGAGACGACGTGGCCACGCCTGATGATAATGCAGATTCGGCCATCACGGAGGAGCCAAACAACGAGACTAATGGAAGTGCCAACGAGGGCGCGAGTGAAAATGTTAATGAGGAGGCCGCGCCGGCGGAGCACACCGAGTGA
- a CDS encoding hypothetical protein, conserved (encoded by transcript PVX_081360A), with translation MGDAKETFGYRGLYRGFVFSAMTTIPATSLYFCCFEYLKRIKMNWNNSMRDAETGPGQKTKSLSFANYFTIAFLAEAMSCVLFVPIDVIKERLQAQRYLQLKEYRTSYHLVKDLIRREGFFRMGLDLMRRLEIEPSNLNSLKLNLLCSMLSGIITSPLEVVRIRYQLQEKNRTPFFYSSSVDGIKKLWGEGSGKIFNLFKGNLYRCFLVCLSMTMNVTIIDLYKQFA, from the exons ATGGGTGACGCCAAGGAG ACGTTCGGGTACAGGGGGCTCTACAGGGGCTTTGT cttCTCCGCCATGACGACCATCCCCGCCACGAGCCTCTACTTCTGCTGCTTCGAATACCTGAAGAGGATCAAAATGAATTGGAACAACAGCATGAGGGACGCGGAAACGGGGCCCGGACAGAAGACCAAGTCGCTaagttttgcaaattatttCACCATAG CCTTCCTGGCCGAGGCCATGTCCTGCGTGCTGTTCGTCCCCATTGACGTAATTAAGGAGAGGCTGCAG GCGCAACGCTATTTGCAACTGAAGGAGTACAGGACGTCCTACCACCTGGTGAAGGATTTAATTCGCAGGGAGGGATTCTTCAGG ATGGGATTGGACCTCATGAGAAGGCTAGAAATCGAGCCGTCTAATTTGAACAGCCTTAAGTTGAACCTCCTTTGTTCGATGCTCTCTGGGATTATAACTTCCCCCCTGGAAGTAGTCAGGATAAG ATACCAACTGCAGGAGAAGAACaggaccccctttttttacagcAGCTCTGTTGAC GGAATTAAAAAGCTGTGGGGCGAGGGCAGCGGGAAGATCTTCAACCTCTTCAAGGGAAACCTCTACCGCTGCTTCCTCGTGTGCCTCAGCATGACCATGAACGTCACCATTATAGACCTGTACAAGCAGTTCGCGTGA
- a CDS encoding hypothetical protein, conserved (encoded by transcript PVX_081365A), with the protein MESYIRESKKLTFKGSKGKKLLRYVDISLNNKALHDSHIVELVNILKKYIKVVYNHFYCLNIDLSENYITCTGLKTLLKFILNYHDNIGVHILKLYKNNIKDDGVSLIKQLVYVQKIPMEELHLSHNFVQDDTCKELLLSFVQAKKENSYVYPRYEKYQSHYKHLQIPVWIRLEYNCIQNPKEILKEVEEFAKKKRGYKSNLIICAALKSDKRCCPYKCLNATVRNTPIMHVYMFIHQKDSPAYAISTNGKVGKEERKREFSSPSEVVDAGRMHASAHLQHKAQPEGVERQDGEAALPAKGEARSGAARSAAKSAAKGAAKGAAKGAAKGAAKSGKDKKTAVRKGGANSGKRLSRGSLPHDVSADEEEEEEEEEEEEEEEEEEEEEEEEEEEEEEDDDDDDDDDDDDDDDDDDYSEEEEEDDDDEEDDEDEDDDDDDDDDNDDDDNDYRHKRGKPLKGKEKNGQLPDAAPLYASKNGAAIGAQTNGRDEEDYDEEAEEGEESPNAADPAKKKKGKKKKKKKKKKKKEQVEVSPLEGGCEEAKGSGERGEEGSAVGGESGLGDGSGDESGDDNDNDNDNADRDDCDRRDHRYPREDLFRAVGGDPLRLDGGGEEDALPPELCPPRQDRLNLTSDAASSLPLYIILDCTAVLDMKELWKDSSFLPFSFPGLLYLYNNKLLRSNAEGASGGRGVNGVSQNDAFICLMCSYVANELKLVCQKSEIIRQKMVNLKLNIWDKLSELGIIEFLSVPKDFKEKKKNFLNSSFLTEAQIKLANEYYDISQETLQMIQFSILWSTYIYKIGNKEIIIKNASKEINKGGMKKSKKTIFTEVLYLTSSPNIYSFFEHLYGEDMNMILPLCVTVNQINKYIQDEHSCVVELLSSGRPVGDKGGNFLLDKAFFKAFIKDKCARYLPDGEEGVASIGGATNGGTTNGGTTNGLPSNGGIANGGTSNGLPSNGGIANGGSSKKKKKKGAPPKRSADKLKDGFPSAHDNGTPSMSSLSAATPNCTSRSDKLSPGGKRSDDECVRGSLPIGGTHINTNAYDYLDIKSVKSFSNENISKLCQLESSIQGGPFGMVGINGGGRMAAPMGGDRHSHYNDPSGGANKVKTNVGGRASGEETHKGAEKGNAAVGMYASPIDANNGGNGFGMMMVTPPSGSAKENPQGGKENKGSSLYSMLVNAFNGKKKGAQKGAERGADRATDRATDRGVASGQDKSGNNMFMGAGPNQSVRDSVDPLSSHAGGENSQNEGGHGNNAAAAAAVATRPQLNMSNGKVKSTGADLLDQLMHGGSESAPSQGKAASGLGANGGAATSPQMGIPSNDKATYLGSNNNSGSNHSPAHSLFAFNSSMLKGVAPSGKGDLSFQSQMGTEGGGSGKSGSGIGAGLLGGVNFPMNGAGMGTLANRTTQGNSKQLQKNAVETIIGSDLLNVNEVELNNFMGSIPKSFNDSLSMYLDSSNRNDSCYDGIARGENMMPFFNHSLLKGDAEQDLANLAARAEGHSRAEDHSRGADHSRVTDHTRVADHNRVTDHNRVTDHNRVTDHTRLNEMKNVFELYKVDILNTSLLLEEMILNQNVCKYIPSELYNKILRCYERLDCLLAGLNRVGSLSGLSGLSGLSGLRGVSGASGVSGMSGIGGMSGIGGMSGIGGMSGIDAIGGMNQDILCEDFKSYWDYAFSKNESSPLALLTSGGGSGIGGGGGAAHQDFTDGAGNISANKSGNASNAMFYNTVSGNRGSKSALKSSMLNASSHSANGGIGGGSGPLLASHLNSQNNGAVTPKKSRKKPPMNVSMGSGNNVELGINSMKNNSSQKKFMGGLSDGLDNTGFMNNSPGGNLSGSRNSQMGRNANYGLGQSIPPNRSGNGNQAGARNSGSGSNNAKSKDMKNHNAGPKDRNLNSVETDEYKNVNKLLLLGGNAQNVKMNGEKNPYDHGGGGSGGNAHTEHQEHFPHKMNPYNDGGGSGACDSNLLALIHMKKNIKNGVSSSAGPKAGVNSGGANGGGANSGTANELNGLRNRSYKKLLNNESIGLFNSPANKNTVNEMNLKYLEVLNSQFNFSARENRKNECDPNALNSSVMNFQNDLDKKYKNPLVDLCDKGSVKKL; encoded by the coding sequence ATGGAGTCGTACATCCGTGAGAGCAAGAAGCTGACCTTCAAAGGCagcaaggggaagaagctgctCCGCTACGTAGACATCTCGCTGAACAACAAAGCCCTGCACGACAGCCACATAGTAGAGTTGGTAAATATTCTGAAGAAATATATCAAAGTGGTATATAACCACTTCTACTGCCTGAACATAGATTTGAGTGAAAACTACATCACCTGCACGGGGCTGAAGACTCTTCtgaaattcattttaaattaccACGACAATATAGGAGTGCATATACTGAAGCTTTATAAGAATAACATCAAGGACGATGGGGTGTCTCTGATTAAGCAGCTGGTGTATGTGCAGAAAATCCCCATGGAGGAACTGCACCTCTCTCATAACTTCGTGCAGGATGACACTTGCAAAGAGTTGCTCCTCAGCTTCGTGcaagcgaaaaaagaaaacagcTATGTGTACCCTCGGTATGAGAAATACCAGAGCCACTACAAACACCTGCAGATCCCTGTGTGGATTAGACTGGAATATAACTGCATTCAAAATCCGAAGGAGATCCTAAAAGAGGTGGAAGAGTTTgccaagaagaagagggggtACAAGAGCAACTTAATTATATGTGCGGCTTTGAAAAGTGACAAACGGTGCTGCCCCTACAAGTGCCTCAATGCTACGGTGAGGAACACTCCCATCATGCATGTTTATATGTTCATTCATCAGAAGGATAGCCCTGCTTATGCCATTTCTACGAATGGCAAAGTGGGAAAagaggagaggaagagggagttttcctccccttctgaGGTGGTCGATGCGGGGAGGATGCACGCCAGTGCACATCTGCAGCATAAGGCCCAGCCCGAGGGGGTGGAGCGGCAGGACGGGGAGGCGGCCCTGCCCGCCAAGGGCGAGGCTCGCAGTGGTGCTGCTAGAAGTGCCGCCAAAAGTGCCGCCAAAGGTGCCGCTAAAGGGGCCGCCAAAGGGGCCGCCAAAGGGGCCGCGAAAAGTGGGAAGGATAAGAAGACCGCTGTTCGGAAGGGAGGGGCCAACTCGGGGAAGCGCCTCAGTAGGGGCAGCCTCCCCCATGATGTGAGTGctgacgaggaggaggaggaggaggaggaagaggaagaagaggaggaggaggaggaagaagaagaagaagaagaagaagaagaggaggaggaagaagatgacgatgacgatgatgacgacgacgacgatgatgatgatgatgatgatgactactcggaggaggaggaagaagacgacgatgatgaggaggatgatgaagatgaagacgatgacgacgacgacgatgatgacaacgacgatgatgataaCGATTACCGCCACAAGCGGGGAAAACCCCTGAAgggaaaggagaagaacgGCCAGCTGCCCGACGCGGCCCCCCTCTATGCGAGCAAGAACGGAGCCGCGATAGGGGCGCAGACGAACGGGCGGGATGAGGAGGACTACgatgaagaagcggaagagggggaggagtcCCCCAACGCGGCCGACCCTgccaagaagaaaaagggcaaaaagaagaagaagaagaagaaaaaaaagaaaaaggagcaagTGGAGGTGAGTCCGCTCGAGGGGGGCTGCGAGGAGGCGAAGGGGAGTGGCGAAAGAGGTGAGGAGGGAAGCGCCGTCGGGGGTGAAAGCGGCCTTGGCGATGGGAGCGGCGATGAAAGCGGCGATGATAACGATAATGATAATGACAATGCCGATCGTGACGATTGTGACCGCCGCGaccaccgctacccccgcGAAGACCTCTTCCGCGCGGTGGGGGGCGACCCTCTGCGGCTGGACGGGGGCGGCGAGGAGGACGCGCTCCCCCCCGAGCTGTGCCCCCCGCGCCAGGACCGCCTGAACCTGACGAGCGACGCCGCCAGCAGCCTCCCCCTCTACATCATCCTCGATTGCACCGCCGTGCTCGACATGAAGGAGCTCTGGAAGGACAGCTCCTTCCTGCCCTTCAGCTTCCCCGGACTGCTTTACCTGTATAATAACAAGCTGCTGAGGAGTAACGCGGAGGGGGCAAGCGGAGGACGCGGCGTGAATGGGGTAAGCCAGAACGACGCCTTCATCTGCCTCATGTGCAGCTACGTAGCGAACGAGCTGAAGCTGGTCTGCCAGAAGAGCGAAATCATTCGGCAGAAAATGGTAAACCTGAAGCTGAACATCTGGGACAAGCTATCCGAGCTAGGCATCATAGAGTTCCTGAGTGTCCCAAAGgactttaaagaaaaaaaaaaaaattttttgaattccTCCTTTCTAACAGAAGCGCAGATTAAGCTAGCCAATGAGTACTACGACATCTCACAGGAGACCCTCCAGATGATACAGTTTTCCATTCTGTGGTCGACCTACATATACAAAATAGGGAAcaaagaaattattattaagaaCGCTTCGAAGGAAATTAACAAGGGGGGGatgaagaaaagcaaaaaaacgaTTTTCACGGAGGTACTGTATTTGACTTCATCTCCCaatatttattccttttttgagcACCTTTACGGGGAGGACATGAACATGATTCTGCCCCTGTGCGTTACCGTCAACCAGATTAACAAGTACATTCAGGACGAGCACAGCTGCGTTGTGGAGTTGCTGTCGAGTGGGAGGCCCGTGGGGGACAAGGGCGGCAACTTCCTCCTCGACAAGGCCTTTTTCAAGGCGTTTATAAAGGACAAGTGCGCGAGGTATCTGCCCGACGGGGAGGAGGGGGTGGCGTCCATTGGAGGCGCCACAAACGGAGGTACCACAAACGGAGGTACCACAAACGGACTCCCCTCCAACGGAGGGATCGCAAACGGAGGTACCTCTAACGGACTCCCCTCCAACGGAGGGATCGCTAACGGCGGTTCgagcaaaaagaagaagaagaagggcgccccccccaaaaggagCGCGGACAAGTTAAAGGACGGCTTCCCGTCCGCGCACGACAATGGAACCCCCTCGATGAGCAGCCTCTCCGCTGCGACACCCAACTGTACCAGCAGAAGCGATAAGTTATCCCCCGGGGGAAAGAGAAGTGACGACGAGTGCGTTAGAGGAAGCCTACCCATTGGAGGAACCCACATTAACACAAATGCGTATGACTATCTAGACATTAAGTCGGTGAAATCCTTTTCAAATGAGAACATTAGCAAGTTGTGCCAACTGGAGAGTAGCATTCAAGGCGGGCCATTCGGGATGGTAGGCAtcaacgggggggggagaatgGCGGCACCCATGGGGGGTGATAGGCATTCCCATTATAATGACCCCTCTGGAGGAGCGAACAAAGTTAAAACGAACGTGGGTGGAAGAGCCAGTGGGGAGGAGACCCACAAAGGggcggaaaagggaaacgcCGCTGTTGGCATGTATGCATCCCCCATCGACGCCAACAATGGTGGCAACGGTTTCGGGATGATGATGGTGACCCCTCCGAGTGGTTCAGCGAAGGAGAACCCACAGGGGGGCAAAGAGAACAAAGGGAGTAGTCTTTACAGCATGCTGGTGAATGCCTttaatgggaagaaaaaaggcgcacAGAAGGGTGCAGAGAGGGGCGCCGATAGGGCCACCGATAGGGCCACCGATAGAGGGGTAGCCAGCGGCCAGGACAAAAGCGGCAATAACATGTTTATGGGCGCAGGTCCTAACCAAAGCGTTAGAGACAGCGTAGATCCTTTGAGCAGCCACGCTGGTGGAGAGAACAGCCAGAATGAAGGAGGCCACGGAAATAATGCCGCCGCCGCAGCCGCAGTTGCCACTCGCCCCCAACTGAACATGAGCAATGGCAAAGTGAAGAGCACAGGTGCTGATCTGTTAGACCAACTGATGCATGGGGGTAGTGAATCTGCACCTAGTCAGGGGAAGGCTGCCAGCGGGTTAGGCGCAAATGGGGGTGCAGCCACGAGTCCTCAGATGGGTATCCCCTCGAATGATAAGGCAACTTACCTTGGCAGTAATAACAATAGCGGGTCCAATCACTCCCCTGCGCACTCTCTTTTCGCGTTCAACAGCTCCATGCTGAAGGGCGTGGCGCCAAGTGGAAAGGGAGACCTGTCCTTCCAAAGTCAAATGGGCACCGAGGGAGGGGGCAGCGGCAAGAGCGGAAGTGGCATAGGAGCAGGACTACTTGGAGGGGTGAACTTCCCCATGAACGGTGCAGGAATGGGTACCTTGGCGAACCGCACAACCCAAGGGAACTCCAAACAGTTGCAGAAAAACGCCGTGGAGACGATAATCGGTTCGGACCTTCTAAACGTGAATGAGGTGGAGCTGAACAACTTCATGGGAAGCATCCCAAAAAGCTTTAATGACAGTTTAAGTATGTACCTTGACAGTAGTAACCGAAACGACAGCTGCTACGATGGCATtgcgaggggggagaacaTGATGCCCTTCTTCAATCACAGCCTGCTGAAGGGGGACGCGGAGCAGGACTTGGCCAACCTCGCCGCGAGGGCGGAGGGGCACTCCAGAGCGGAAGACCACAGCAGGGGAGCGGACCATTCGAGAGTGACAGACCACACGAGGGTAGCTGACCACAACCGGGTGACAGACCACAACCGAGTGACAGACCACAACCGAGTGACAGACCACACCCGGTTGAACGAGATGAAAAACGTCTTCGAGCTGTACAAGGTGGACATCCTGAACACGTCGCTCCTCCTGGAGGAGATGATCCTCAACCAGAACGTCTGCAAGTACATCCCCTCGGAGCTCTACAACAAAATCCTGCGGTGTTATGAGCGCTTGGACTGCCTGCTGGCGGGCCTCAACCGGGTGGGCAGCTTAAgcgggttaagcggtttaagcgggttaagcggtttACGCGGCGTGAGCGGGGCGAGCGGGGTGAGCGGCATGAGCGGTATCGGCGGGATGAGCGGTATCGGCGGGATGAGCGGTATCGGCGGGATGAGCGGTATCGACGCGATCGGCGGCATGAACCAAGACATCCTGTGCGAGGACTTCAAGAGCTACTGGGACTATGCCTTCTCGAAGAACGAGTCCAGCCCGCTGGCCCTGCTGACGAGCGGAGGTGGAAGCGGCATTGGCGGGGGTGGCGGCGCGGCGCACCAGGATTTCACCGATGGCGCGGGAAACATCAGCGCCAACAAAAGCGGCAACGCTTCGAACGCCATGTTTTACAACACCGTGAGTGGGAACCGGGGGAGCAAGAGCGCGCTGAAGAGCAGCATGCTGAATGCCAGCAGTCACagtgcaaatggggggatAGGCGGCGGGAGCGGCCCCCTCTTGGCTAGCCACCTGAACAGTCAAAACAATGGAGCGGTGACGCCCAAGAAGTCCAGGAAGAAACCCCCCATGAATGTGAGCATGGGAAGTGGTAACAACGTGGAGCTGGGGATCAACTCGATGAAGAACAACTCATCACAGAAGAAGTTCATGGGGGGGTTGAGTGACGGTTTGGACAACACAGGTTTTATGAATAACTCCCCAGGTGGTAATCTAAGCGGAAGTAGGAACAGCCAAATGGGCAGGAACGCGAACTACGGCCTAGGCCAGAGTATTCCCCCCAATAGAAGCGGCAACGGGAACCAGGCGGGCGCGCGAAACAGCGGCAGCGGCTCGAATAATGCCAAATCGAAGGACATGAAGAACCACAACGCGGGTCCCAAGGATAGAAATTTAAACAGTGTAGAAACGGATGAGTACAAAAACGTAAACAAGCTACTACTGCTTGGTGGTAATGcgcaaaatgtgaaaatgaaTGGAGAGAAAAACCCCTATGACcatgggggaggaggaagcggtggcAATGCACACACGGAGCACCAGGAGCACTTCCCCCACAAAATGAACCCCTACAACGACGGTGGTGGAAGCGGCGCGTGCGACTCGAATCTGCTCGCCCTGATCCACATGAAGAAGAACATCAAGAACGGGGTGAGCAGCAGCGCGGGGCCAAAGGCGGGGGTGAATAGCGGCGGGGCGAATGGCGGCGGTGCGAACAGCGGCACAGCCAACGAGCTAAATGGGCTTCGAAACAGAAGTTATAAAAAGCTGCTCAACAATGAGTCGATTGGTCTCTTCAACAGCCCAGCCAACAAGAACACCGTCAACGAAATGAACTTGAAATACCTGGAAGTGCTCAACAGCCAGTTTAACTTCTCTGCACGAGAGAATAGGAAAAACGAGTGCGACCCGAACGCGTTGAACAGCAGCGTGATGAACTTTCAAAACGACTTGGACAAGAAGTACAAGAATCCTTTAGTGGATTTATGCGACAAGGGAAGCGTGAAGAAGTTGTGA
- a CDS encoding hypothetical protein, conserved (encoded by transcript PVX_081370A): protein MKGQGKDHVWRASEVGANVAANVAANVAANVAADVAAAPASEATPPTDQKYVILKKQISKEFIHQVFLPHVESQIMHHLKTYTPSQIVSIFHIYSYLYYFDRKKEMVEALLEYLQYRLDCFSVQDVLLVLEPLYLLNRTKNFNIYRLIINHLQKIKGQMNLCNYIGVSRVFTKILIDLTFEEKELEGKNILSRLWYHLKQSKFRRGIPPEQRKIPNWEFLVGFMADVVGHVEGQLRLLSAIELTDLLSVMANYSLRSGHSRYDVTPLGGSGEGGGVVSGEGSAEGSAEESAEESAEGSAEGSVSGMETAQCGGTPGKQSPHKGAASLHKGSTSLHGGAAPPKVHTLSSENAFLFKENVVSFLIAKELKQKYQDLSALHKITNLHNFLKLFIHDDQYLQLIQNDLSNYHYASNIHHKYLALLVWCLFKYRRLDQHMAQLKPAILHNIPHFDAKDFARLCHAIRGEKQTLISIALNLASQVERMSVDHFLCYLYAVVCLDLLPYGGGAASVRGAQQGEGEDPPGGRNNSRERGGSFTETHHSVSLFKKSDILQKCVKYINDRKKILGKNEMTKIVLLLKRRKGDKYLYVLELLPEEWRGMLHLVN, encoded by the coding sequence ATGAAGGGCCAAGGGAAGGACCACGTGTGGCGCGCCTCCGAAGTGGGTGCAAACGTTGCTGCTAACGTTGCTGCTAACGTTGCTGCTAACGTTGCTGCCGACGTTGCCGCCGCCCCTGCCAGCGAGGCGACCCCCCCGACGGACCAAAAGTACGTGATCCTGAAGAAGCAGATCTCGAAGGAGTTCATCCACCAGGTGTTCCTCCCGCACGTGGAGTCCCAAATAATGCACCACCTGAAGACGTACACGCCGAGCCAAATTGTGAGCATCTTCCACATCTACTCATATCTTTACTACTTTGACCGGAAGAAGGAGATGGTGGAGGCGCTGCTGGAGTACCTGCAGTACCGTCTGGACTGCTTCAGCGTGCAGGACGTCCTACTCGTGCTGGAGCCCCTCTACCTCCTTAACCGCACGAAGAACTTTAACATTTACAGACTAATCATCAACCACCTGCAGAAGATAAAGGGGCAAATGAATCTGTGCAATTACATTGGCGTTTCGAGGGTGTTCACCAAGATACTAATAGACTTAACTTTCGAGGAGAAGGAactggaggggaaaaatatattgtctCGTCTGTGGTACCATTTGAAGCAGAGCAAGTTCAGGAGGGGCATTCCCCCGGAGCAGAGGAAAATCCCCAACTGGGAGTTCCTTGTGGGGTTCATGGCCGACGTGGTTGGGCACGTGGAGGGGCAGCTGCGGCTGCTCTCCGCCATCGAGCTTACTGACCTGCTCAGCGTCATGGCGAACTACTCCCTTAGGAGCGGCCACTCCCGGTACGATGTGACCCCGctaggggggagcggcgaggGCGGCGGAGTGGTGAGCGGAGAGGGGAGCGCAGAGGGAAGTGCAGAAGAAAGCGCAGAAGAAAGCGCAGAGGGAAGCGCAGAGGGAAGCGTAAGCGGGATGGAGACCGCCCAGTGTGGCGGCACCCCCGGCAAGCAGTCCCCCCATAAAGGCGCTGCTTCGCTGCATAAAGGCTCCACCTCACTGCATGGAGGCGCTGCCCCACCGAAGGTGCACACCCTGAGCAGCGAAAACGCCTTCCTCTTCAAGGAGAACGTCGTGTCCTTCCTAATCGCCAAGGAGCTAAAGCAAAAGTACCAGGACCTGAGCGCCCTCCACAAAATAACAAACCTGCATAACTTTTTGAAGCTGTTCATACACGATGATCAGTACCTCCAACTGATTCAAAACGACTTGAGCAACTACCATTACGCAAGCAACATTCACCACAAGTATCTGGCCCTCCTAGTGTGGTGCCTATTCAAGTACAGGAGGTTGGACCAGCACATGGCCCAGCTGAAGCCAGCCATCTTACACAAcatcccccattttgatgcAAAAGATTTTGCCAGACTGTGCCATGCCATTCgaggtgagaagcaaaccCTCATCAGCATAGCCCTCAATTTAGCTAGCCAAGTTGAGAGGATGTCTGTAGATCATTTTTTGTGCTATTTATATGCCGTTGTTTGCCTCGATTTGTTACCCTACGGTGGCGGTGCAGCATCAGTTAGGGGGGCCCAgcagggggagggagaagacccacccggggggagaaacaacTCGAGAGAAAGGGGAGGCTCCTTTACCGAGACGCACCACTCCGTGTCCCTCTTTAAGAAAAGCGACATTCTACAGAAATGCGTAAAATACATCAACGataggaagaaaattttggggaaaaacgaaatgaccAAAATAGTTTTGTTgctgaagaggaggaagggaGACAAGTACCTCTACGTCTTGGAATTGCTGCCCGAGGAGTGGAGGGGGATGCTCCACCTGGTCAACTGA
- a CDS encoding 20S proteasome subunit beta-3, putative (encoded by transcript PVX_081375A), with the protein MGSIFNYNGGCVLGMSGAQCVAIACDLRLGANNFTTVSTNFTKIFKMNDYVYVGLSGLATDIQTLYELLRYRVNLYEIRQETPMDIDCFANMLSSILYANRFSPYFVNPIVVGFRVQHTLDDEGKKVCSFEPYLTAYDLIGAKCETKDFVVNGVTSEQLYGMCESLYIKDQDKDGLFETISQCLLSALDRDCLSGWGAEVYVLTPDTIMKKKLKARMD; encoded by the exons ATG gGCTCCATCTTCAACTACAACGGGGGGTGCGTGCTCGGAATGAGCGGCGCGCAGTGCGTGGCCATCGCGTGCGACCTGAGGCTGGGCGCAAACAACTTCACCACAGTCAGCACCAATTTCACGAagatatttaaaatgaacGACTATGTGTATGTGGGCCTCAGCGGATTGGCAACAGACATACAGACGCTCTATGAGTTGCTACGGTACCGAGTCAACCTCTACGAAATTAGGCAAGAGACCCCGATGGACATTGATTGCTTCGCAAATATGCTGTCTAGCATTTTATATGCCAATCGCTTTTCCCCCTACTTTGTTAACCCTATTGTGGTTGGGTTCCGGGTTCAGCACACCCTGGACgatgaggggaagaaggtGTGTTCCTTTGAGCCCTACCTCACTGCGTACGACTTGATTGGCGCCAAGTGCGAGACGAAGGATTTCGTCGTGAACGGGGTCACCAGCGAGCAGCTCTACGGGATGTGCGAGTCGCTCTACATAAAGGACCAG gATAAAGACGGCCTCTTCGAAACCATCTCCCAGTGCCTGCTGAGCGCCCTCGACAGGGACTGCCTATCCGGATGGGGAGCCGAAGTTTACGTTCT GACGCCCGATACCATCATGAAGAAGAAACTGAAAGCACGAATGGACTGA
- a CDS encoding hypothetical protein, conserved (encoded by transcript PVX_081380A; Apicoplast targeted protein. Curated by Stuart Ralph, Walter and Eliza Hall Institute of Medical Research, Australia.): protein MRAPLPILLAVSLAYSVWVNVAKRSSFISSIGNAPKFTANTGGRSKSHGRKINASQGNVIYKQIKERDTPFKFYSIGDSFYGRILSISKKNIKLDILCDRKAYLNTSEYFRLPNLHKYVFALLKVHNVIRVKIKYIQRVHQKIAVQIQKYSYEEILSSFQNGQSLMNAKILDVLDGYVLLYLAPQIHAKLLLREGERADDYRAGNDVLVRIDRFDGPRGDLYVRVA from the coding sequence ATGCGGGCCCCCCTTCCCATCCTCCTGGCAGTCAGCTTGGCCTACTCCGTCTGGGTGAATGTAGCCAAGAGGAGCTCCTTCATAAGCAGCATTGGAAATGCCCCCAAGTTCACCGCCAacacaggggggaggagcaaaagTCATGGGAGAAAAATCAACGCTTCGCAGGGAAACGTAATTTACAAGCAAATAAAAGAGAGAGACACTCCCTTCAAGTTTTACAGCATCGGGGACTCCTTCTATGGGAGGATACTCAgcataagtaaaaaaaatataaagctGGACATTTTATGTGACAGAAAGGCATACTTAAATACATCCGAGTATTTCCGTTTGCCCAATTTACACAAATACGTTTTTGCGCTGCTGAAAGTGCACAACGTCATTCGAGTGAAAATTAAATACATCCAGAGGGTCCATCAGAAGATCGCCGTGCAGATTCAAAAGTACAGCTACGAGGAAATTTTGTCGTCCTTTCAGAATGGGCAGAGTTTGATGAACGCGAAGATTTTGGATGTCCTCGACGGCTACGTGTTGCTTTACTTGGCGCCTCAAATCCACGCGAAGTTGCTGCTGCGCGAGGGGGAGCGCGCGGACGACTACAGGGCGGGAAATGACGTGCTCGTGCGGATCGACCGCTTCGACGGGCCGCGCGGGGATTTGTATGTGCGCGTTGCgtag